The following coding sequences are from one Ornithodoros turicata isolate Travis chromosome 1, ASM3712646v1, whole genome shotgun sequence window:
- the LOC135378035 gene encoding GATOR2 complex protein WDR59-like isoform X3, which produces MAASWSGEHVVAEHKDLQATAMALDSHGNFAVLAGRRYIAIVDLNEPQVTVKKCVRQSKFEVSTAEWNPHIEGTLSLACNQNIELLTWSDGELLSKYTIVKAHTRAISDINWSPFDDNCLASSSFDTYVHIWDTRDPRKAFMSLSAVTGPSQVKWNKISSYFLATSHDGDVRIWDTRKSGSPVQYIAAHSSKIYGLDWCPSNEHQLTTASQDGTVKFWDVTNPKKVEHTLQSGAPVWRARYTPFGDGLVAVLVPKMRRGENSLVIWNSLRANVPAHTFLAHSDVVLEFGWRKPQDSRDYQLVTWSKDQSLHLWTVDFRMQGCSQEVLEDDTVSLGTSAIAETPLASSSVELLGSGQPMGNSEAHPSQHPPPDLEQEFSLLNINIPKVIIQELDAEKRVCCVTVTVGMHMLGLKLIFPQLYPFNASPTFQFLKGTTIDSSVKAKLLKVLRLTSEQYVKRKRSCLEPCLRQLVTTLESCMLSSEVEDSDGSHLAERMKHSYAVYGSFQDSSVPFPRTSGARFCGADCLVCFTRPSHFQKMNAPTEVTPRSLSALGAYVASQHKASRPASTSSLVGLYPPHSPSGATAPGAHDVSISSFYYQDRKSKGRQQRRAGRQVTSQQQPVPSAAVLIYNMSGIMPINQTLAQNYILDSADPAGACTKNAGYAAGVGRNDLVQVWSLAAFIASPHLSHDKQNPNVGIPWARRAFGRKMLESVIDHYLKRYDIQTVAMLCCIFGGENPEASGKKTAGDLSSSSAIFCVYHQLWHNNSDKLPDINSL; this is translated from the exons ATGGCAGCGTCCTGGAGCGGTGAACATGTTGTTGCAGAACATAAAGATTTGCAG GCAACTGCAATGGCTCTGGATTCACACGGAAATTTTGCCGTTCTGGCAGG ACGACGTTACATAGCCATCGTAGATTTGAATGAGCCACAAGTGACAGTGAAGAAGTGTGTACGACAAAGCAAGTTTGAAGTTAGCACTGCTGAATGGAACCCACATATTGAAGGCACCTTGTCACTTGCT TGCAATCAAAACATTGAACTCCTAACCTGGAGTGATGGCGAGTTGCTATCAAAATACACCATTGTGAAGGCCCACACAAGAGCTATAAG TGATATAAATTGGTCTCCTTTTGATGACAACTGTctagcatcatcatcatttgaTACCTATGTTCACATCTGGGATACAAG agaTCCGAGGAAAGCGTTCATGTCACTTTCAGCTGTCA CTGGCCCTAGTCAAGTGAAATGGAACAAAATCTCAAGCTATTTTTTGGCTACATCACATGATGGTGATGTAAGAATCTGGGATACAAGG AAGAGTGGAAGCCCAGTCCAGTACATAGCTGCTCATTCATCCAAGATTTATGGTCTTGATTGGTGTCCAAGCAATGAACACCAGTTGACCACAGCTAGTCAAGATGGGACTGTGAAA TTCTGGGATGTGACTAACCCCAAGAAGGTTGAGCATACTCTCCAGTCTGGGGCACCTGTCTGGAGGGCACGATACACG CCTTTTGGAGATGGCCTGGTAGCAGTACTTGTTCCTAAGATGAGGAGAGGAGAAAATAGCCTAGTCATCTGGAACAGTCTACGTGCAAATGTGCCAGCACACACATTTCTGGCTCATTCTGATGTGGTACTAGAGTTTGGTTGGAGGAAGCCACAAG ATTCGAGAGACTACCAGCTGGTTACATGGTCAAAGGACCAGAGCCTTCACCTTTGGACAGTGGATTTTAGAATGCAAGGG TGCAGTCAAGAAGTGTTAGAGGATGACACGGTGTCTCTGGGAACATCTGCCATTGCTGAAACACCTCTTGCATCATCATCGGTGGAATTATTGGGGTCTGGTCAACCCATGGGTAATAGCGAAGCCCACCCATCACAGCATCCCCCACCTGATTTGGAACAAGAATTCTCTTTGCTTAACATCAATATTCCTAAAGTTATCATTCAAGAG CTTGATGCAGAGAAGCGTGTGTGTTGTGTCACAGTCACCGTTGGAATGCACATGCTAGGACTAAAATTGATTTTCCCTCAGTTATATCCTTTCAATGCAAGCCCGACGTTTCAGTTTCTCAAAGGTACAACAATAGACAGCTCAGTTAAAGCCAAGCTTCTGAAG GTACTAAGATTGACTTCTGAACAATATGTCAAGAGGAAACGATCTTGCCTGGAACCTTGCTTACGGCAGCTGGTTACCACACTCGAAAGTTGCATG CTGTCCTCTGAAGTCGAAGATTCTGATGGCAGTCACCTTGCTGAACGTATGAAACACTCGTATGCAGTTTATGGCTCTTTTCAAGATTCAAGTGTTCCCTTCCCAAGGACATCAGGTGCACGTTTCTGTGGAGCTG ATTGTCTGGTGTGTTTCACTCGACCCTCTCACTTCCAAAAAATGAATGCACCAACTGAAGTGACTCCACGGTCACTTAGTGCATTGGGTGCTTATGTGGCCTCTCAGCACAAAGCCAGTCGCCCAGCGTCCACCTCGTCTCTTGTGGGCCTCTATCCGCCGCACAGCCCTAGTGGAGCAACAGCCCCTGGCGCGCATGATGTGtccatttcttctttttactACCAGGATCGG AAAAGCAAAGGCAGGCAACAGCGTCGGGCAGGGAGACAAGTCACATCACAACAGCAGCCTGTACCCAGTGCTGCTGTGCTGATCTACAATATGTCTGGCATTATGCCTATTAACCAGACTCTGGCACAGAACTACAT ACTTGATAGTGCAGACCCCGCAGGTGCATGTACCAAGAACGCAGGCTATGCAGCGGGTGTGGGCAGGAACGACCTTGTCCAG GTCTGGTCACTTGCAGCCTTTATTGCAAGTCCACACCTCTCACATGATAAACAGAACCCGAATGTTGGAATTCCATGGGCAAGGCGTGCTTTTGGCAGGAAAATGTTGGAGTCTGT AATTGATCACTATCTTAAAAGATATGACATTCAGACTGTTGCAATGCTCTGCTGCATATTTGGAGGAGAAAACCCAGAGGCTAGCGGGAAGAAGACAGCAGGTGATCTTAGTTCATCTAGT GCAATATTCTGTGTGTATCATCAGCTGTGGCACAACAACAGTGACAAGCTACCTGATATAAACTCCTTATAG